From Bacteroidota bacterium, one genomic window encodes:
- the arsS gene encoding arsenosugar biosynthesis radical SAM protein ArsS (Some members of this family are selenoproteins.), which yields MSIQKSLHKQHHKLADNAYQLKVLDTHEVLTIDLPKFESKLKEHQIFPLTPVRTEIFQVNVGYMCNQTCAHCHVDAGPDRKEIMTRETMQQCIDVLAATDIPTVDLTGGAPEMNPDFRWFVEEISKLNRKILVRCNLTIILANKKYHDLPEFFKLHKVEVISSLPYYNKSRTDSQRGDGVFEASIQALQMLNNIGYGKPDSDLILNLVYNPGGAFLPGSQLMLEQQFKKELKKNFDIEFNSLFCMTNLPISRYLDYLIESGNYESYMEKLVNAFNPGAALNVMCRNTISVGWEGTIYDCDFNQMLGLKVDANAPQHINEFDIEKLKNRQIVFNQHCYGCTAGAGSSCGGAVA from the coding sequence ATGTCTATACAAAAATCATTGCATAAACAACATCATAAGCTTGCAGATAATGCATATCAATTAAAAGTGCTGGATACACATGAAGTACTTACCATTGATCTCCCAAAATTTGAAAGCAAACTAAAAGAGCATCAGATATTTCCATTGACACCTGTAAGAACAGAAATTTTTCAAGTGAATGTTGGATACATGTGCAATCAAACCTGTGCGCATTGCCATGTAGATGCAGGTCCTGATCGCAAGGAAATTATGACACGAGAAACAATGCAGCAATGTATAGATGTGTTGGCTGCAACGGATATTCCCACAGTTGATTTAACTGGTGGTGCTCCAGAAATGAATCCTGATTTCAGATGGTTTGTTGAAGAAATTTCTAAGCTTAACAGGAAAATTTTAGTGCGATGTAATCTCACAATTATTCTTGCAAATAAAAAATATCATGATCTGCCGGAATTTTTTAAACTGCACAAAGTTGAAGTGATTTCATCCTTACCTTATTACAATAAATCAAGAACGGATAGCCAACGTGGTGATGGTGTTTTTGAAGCGAGTATTCAGGCATTACAAATGTTGAATAACATAGGTTATGGCAAACCGGATTCTGATTTAATATTAAACTTAGTGTATAATCCGGGCGGTGCATTTTTACCCGGTTCACAATTAATGTTAGAACAACAATTTAAAAAAGAGCTGAAGAAAAATTTTGATATAGAGTTTAATAGTTTGTTTTGTATGACCAATTTGCCTATTAGTAGATATTTAGATTATCTGATTGAATCGGGCAACTATGAATCTTATATGGAAAAATTAGTGAATGCATTTAATCCCGGTGCTGCATTAAATGTAATGTGTCGCAATACAATTTCTGTTGGTTGGGAAGGAACAATTTACGATTGTGATTTTAATCAAATGTTAGGTCTTAAAGTAGATGCAAATGCTCCTCAGCACATTAATGAATTTGATATTGAAAAGTTAAAGAATCGTCAAATCGTTTTTAATCAACATTGTTATGGATGCACTGCAGGTGCAGGTTCCAGTTGTGGAGGAGCCGTTGCATGA
- a CDS encoding carboxymuconolactone decarboxylase family protein, with the protein MERENYYHAKDLKKFGNISDWDKELGKAFFDYYGKVFEEGALTQREKSLIALAVAHAIQCPYCIDAYTVDSLEKGVDEEQMMEAVHVAAAIRGGASLVHSTQMMNRFKEVTM; encoded by the coding sequence ATGGAAAGAGAAAATTATTATCACGCAAAAGACTTAAAAAAATTCGGAAATATCTCAGATTGGGATAAAGAATTAGGAAAAGCATTTTTCGATTATTATGGAAAAGTATTTGAAGAAGGCGCACTCACCCAACGTGAAAAATCATTAATTGCTTTAGCAGTTGCACACGCTATTCAATGTCCGTATTGCATTGATGCTTATACAGTGGATAGTTTAGAAAAAGGTGTTGATGAAGAACAAATGATGGAAGCGGTGCATGTTGCCGCTGCAATCCGAGGAGGCGCATCTTTAGTGCACAGCACACAAATGATGAATCGCTTTAAAGAAGTAACAATGTAG
- a CDS encoding anion permease: protein MEILLIISALFLAYSNGANDNFKGVSTLFGSGTSNFIISIGWGTISTLLGSIFAIYLAHGLMQNFSGKGLIPDESLKDPAIATAVALGAAVTVFFATKIGLPISTTHAIVGALVGAGFMAVGNALNLSQLTYTFLLPLLVSPFIACFASIFLYLLFRRLRLFLKIDKDTHFIANPPIKNVNQFMAPGVSVQQIEVEKYTGDIVGISAQKLLDAFHFISAGAVGFARGMNDAPKIAGLLLLIHFFSVPLIIVLVAVAMAIGGLLHAKKVAITMSKKITSMNAGQGFTSNLVTAVLVWTASISGMPVSTTHVSVGGIFGIGISNKKVDYKMVGKIIGSWVITLPLAAILSAIIYLCIQFIF, encoded by the coding sequence ATGGAAATTCTTCTAATTATTAGTGCACTATTTCTCGCATATTCAAATGGTGCAAATGATAATTTCAAAGGAGTTTCCACATTGTTTGGAAGTGGTACAAGTAATTTTATTATTTCAATTGGCTGGGGCACTATCAGTACTTTACTCGGAAGCATATTTGCAATTTATTTAGCACATGGTCTTATGCAGAATTTTTCTGGCAAGGGATTAATTCCTGATGAATCGTTAAAGGACCCCGCTATTGCCACTGCCGTAGCTCTTGGTGCAGCAGTAACTGTTTTCTTTGCAACAAAAATTGGTCTTCCAATTTCAACAACTCATGCCATAGTTGGTGCTTTGGTAGGTGCAGGTTTTATGGCCGTTGGCAACGCATTAAATTTAAGTCAACTTACATATACTTTTTTACTTCCGCTATTAGTAAGTCCTTTTATTGCTTGTTTTGCGAGTATATTTCTCTATTTATTATTTCGCCGATTGCGTTTGTTTTTGAAGATTGATAAAGACACACATTTTATTGCCAATCCACCAATAAAAAATGTAAATCAATTTATGGCTCCTGGAGTTTCTGTTCAACAAATTGAAGTAGAAAAATACACCGGCGATATAGTCGGTATTTCTGCACAAAAATTATTAGATGCATTTCATTTTATTTCAGCAGGTGCTGTAGGTTTTGCCCGAGGCATGAATGATGCACCAAAAATTGCAGGTTTACTATTGCTAATTCATTTTTTTAGTGTACCATTAATTATTGTACTCGTTGCTGTTGCTATGGCAATTGGAGGTTTATTACATGCAAAGAAAGTAGCTATTACTATGAGTAAGAAAATTACAAGTATGAATGCTGGTCAGGGCTTTACATCAAACTTAGTTACAGCAGTTTTAGTTTGGACAGCAAGTATTAGTGGGATGCCTGTTTCAACAACTCATGTATCTGTAGGTGGAATTTTTGGAATAGGCATATCAAATAAAAAAGTGGATTATAAAATGGTTGGTAAGATAATAGGTTCATGGGTAATTACATTACCATTAGCCGCAATTCTTTCTGCTATAATTTATTTATGCATTCAATTTATCTTTTAA
- a CDS encoding DUF2064 domain-containing protein, with product MQFKNSSSTAILFFSRSAEEEARVKHFIAGDTAASQQVANCMINHSLAIIRKTGLPYYIINSEYQKGENFGERYSNAFADIFNLGFQKIISIGNDCASLSHNDIINASAQLNNYDFVTGPDQKGGLYLIAMHRKDFNKKRFALLPWGTGNLAEVITRFCNLNGLSLFKTTIKRDIHTRGDLALLLNSQTFLFRLKQLAGNLLNRYQNAIFKNGIHFISALLPTSISLKSPPAL from the coding sequence ATGCAATTTAAAAATAGCTCGTCCACAGCAATTTTATTTTTTTCCCGCAGTGCAGAAGAGGAAGCACGGGTAAAACATTTTATTGCAGGCGATACCGCTGCATCTCAGCAAGTGGCAAATTGCATGATAAATCATTCCTTAGCAATAATCAGAAAAACAGGATTGCCGTATTATATTATTAATTCCGAATATCAAAAAGGTGAAAATTTTGGTGAACGTTATTCAAATGCATTTGCAGATATTTTTAATTTGGGTTTTCAAAAAATTATTTCAATTGGCAACGATTGTGCATCATTGTCGCATAATGATATTATAAATGCATCTGCACAATTAAATAACTATGATTTTGTAACCGGCCCTGATCAAAAAGGTGGTTTATATTTAATAGCAATGCATCGCAAAGATTTTAATAAAAAACGCTTTGCATTATTGCCATGGGGAACAGGGAATCTTGCTGAAGTAATTACTCGATTTTGCAATCTAAATGGTTTATCATTATTTAAAACGACCATTAAAAGAGATATTCATACAAGAGGAGATTTAGCCTTACTATTAAATTCTCAAACGTTTTTATTCCGCCTAAAACAATTAGCAGGAAATTTACTTAACAGGTATCAAAATGCAATTTTTAAAAATGGCATTCATTTTATTTCTGCATTACTACCCACTTCTATTTCTCTGAAGTCTCCACCTGCATTATAA
- a CDS encoding TIGR04282 family arsenosugar biosynthesis glycosyltransferase, with protein sequence MTHKNALIIMIKNPVKGKVKTRLTKDIGEEQALFVYNKLLQHTCKVASEIQVDRFVFYSDIIDRKDQFINDGFKKYVQCDGDLGVRMEYAFSIPFKNEYHKVVMIGADCYDLTSLQIQNAFDALDNNDFVIGPAKDGGYYLIGMKKWNRWIFRDKPWSTEKLLAETRNAIQENNGKLFLLDPLTDIDTITELNNYPELTKPTS encoded by the coding sequence ATGACACATAAGAATGCATTGATTATTATGATAAAAAATCCGGTGAAAGGGAAAGTAAAAACCCGTTTAACTAAAGACATCGGAGAGGAACAAGCATTGTTTGTTTACAATAAATTATTGCAGCATACTTGTAAAGTTGCTTCAGAGATTCAGGTTGATCGTTTTGTTTTTTACAGTGATATAATTGATAGAAAGGATCAGTTTATTAATGATGGATTTAAAAAATATGTGCAGTGTGATGGCGATTTAGGTGTGCGCATGGAATACGCATTTTCAATTCCATTTAAAAATGAATATCATAAAGTTGTAATGATAGGTGCAGATTGTTATGATCTCACATCATTACAAATTCAAAATGCGTTTGATGCATTAGACAACAATGATTTTGTAATCGGGCCTGCAAAAGATGGTGGCTATTATCTGATCGGTATGAAAAAATGGAACCGTTGGATTTTTAGAGACAAACCATGGAGTACAGAAAAACTTTTAGCAGAAACAAGAAATGCTATTCAGGAAAATAACGGAAAGCTATTTTTGTTAGATCCTCTCACCGATATTGATACAATTACTGAATTAAATAACTACCCGGAACTAACAAAACCTACCTCATAA
- the arsM gene encoding arsenosugar biosynthesis arsenite methyltransferase ArsM, translated as MSTTYLETTRNVYKEAAENPQKGLCCTTTPVWQLPELVIPQKMLEMNYGCGSTVNPRDLINNPTIMYVGVGGGMELLQFAYFNRKNGGVIGIDVVEEMLSVCDENLIEAEKLNPWFKREFVELRKGDAFKLPVVENSIDIAAQNCLFNIFTDMDLNKALGEMYRVLKKHGRLVMSDPICEQSIPNNLRDDEKLRALCLSGSLPLNEYINRITSIGFGTIEVRAKRPYRILDPGHYNTPELIYIESAEICAIKDPMLNDGPCVFTGKTAIYFGDADYFDDKKGHILMPNQPLSICDKTALQFQTLDRKDIFISESTWFYDGGGGC; from the coding sequence ATGTCAACAACATATTTAGAAACCACAAGAAATGTTTACAAAGAAGCAGCCGAAAATCCACAGAAAGGATTGTGTTGCACAACAACACCAGTATGGCAATTGCCGGAATTAGTGATTCCTCAAAAAATGCTCGAAATGAATTATGGATGTGGCAGCACGGTAAATCCAAGAGATTTAATAAATAATCCAACAATCATGTATGTAGGTGTTGGAGGCGGAATGGAGTTACTACAATTTGCTTATTTCAATCGCAAAAATGGTGGCGTGATAGGAATAGATGTAGTAGAAGAAATGCTTTCTGTTTGCGATGAAAATTTAATTGAAGCAGAAAAACTCAATCCATGGTTTAAACGTGAATTTGTTGAATTGCGAAAAGGAGATGCATTTAAATTACCCGTTGTAGAAAATTCAATAGATATCGCAGCACAAAATTGTTTGTTCAATATTTTTACTGATATGGATTTAAATAAAGCGTTGGGAGAAATGTACCGAGTATTAAAAAAACATGGCAGATTAGTAATGAGTGATCCAATCTGTGAGCAGTCAATACCAAATAATTTGCGTGACGATGAAAAACTAAGGGCCTTATGTTTAAGTGGTTCTTTGCCATTGAATGAATATATTAATCGAATCACATCTATTGGATTTGGAACAATTGAAGTGCGAGCTAAAAGACCTTATCGCATTCTTGATCCTGGCCATTATAATACACCTGAATTAATTTATATTGAGAGTGCAGAAATTTGCGCTATAAAAGATCCAATGCTAAATGACGGCCCCTGTGTTTTTACAGGTAAAACAGCAATTTATTTTGGTGATGCAGATTATTTTGACGACAAGAAAGGACACATCTTAATGCCAAATCAACCATTATCTATTTGTGATAAAACTGCCTTGCAATTTCAAACTTTGGATCGAAAAGATATTTTCATTTCAGAATCTACATGGTTCTATGACGGTGGTGGTGGTTGTTAA